The genomic window CGTGCTTAATTATTTGAACAAGGCTAGAATGACGGGCGAACCCATAAATGTAAATGATGTGGCGGCAGGTTTTCAAGAGGCGGTTGTTGAAGTTTTGGTTGAAAAAACAATACGCGCCGCAAGAGCTAGGGGAGTGGAAAAAGTTGCAATGGCGGGAGGAGTTTCGGCAAACTCTTCACTGAGGAAACGTATGCTTGAAAAATGCAGTGAAAACGGTTTTTCCCTTAATGTGCCTTCGCCTGTTTACTGTACGGATAATGCGGCTATGATTGGTTCGGCGGCATATTTTGAGTATGTTAAGGGCGTAAGGGACGGGCTGAACCTTAATGCGAACCCAAATTTGAAGCTGGGGGACAGATAACCCCTGTTTTTGAAAATATTAAACTTTAAAAGGAAAAAACGGTATTAAACGTTTGAAGCATAAAGCGTTAAAAAAACGGAAATAGTTTTGGGATAGATTTATACGGGCTTAAATGCGCGCCGCGGCCGTGTATGCCATTATATAGCGAAATCGCTCTCAAAAAATTAAAACCCCCATTTTACACTGTTTGCTGTGACGGCAGTGTAAAATGGAGGTTATTTTTAATTATTTTTTCCTTGTTACCGGCCTGTCGCCGAATGAAACGCCGAGATCGCGGCATACGTTTACTATCTCGCCTTCCGGATCCACAAGTTTTTGGGAGCCTATAACTTCTTCAAGAGGTACATAGCCTATCTCGCCGCCTTTGATGCGCACCATGTTGCCGAATTTTTCTTCGTGGATTAAGTGAGCCGCATAGGAACCATAGCGGGCTGAAAGTATCCTGTCGTATGGGGAAGTTTCTCCGCCGCGCTGCGTATGGCCGAGTACAACGGGGCGTATTTCGTGTTCTTCGCCTATGCGCTGTTCAAGTTCATAACTGATTTTATGCGCAATGCCTCCGAGACGCACAGGATCCGGGCTGTCCTCGACGATTTTGTTAACTGTCTGCTGTCCGCCTACTTCCCTTGCGCCTTCGGAAACCACTATAATGGTAAAAAGCTTGCCGCGGCTGTCGCGTTCTTTTATTTTCTGTACGACATTATCCAATGTATAAGGTATTTCCGGAAGAAGTATTATGTCGGCGCTTCCCGCAAGGCCGCCGTAAAGCGCAATCCAGCCGGCATTGCGCCCCATTACTTCAACCACTATAACCCTGTGGTGGCTTTCGGCCGTCGTATGGAGCCTTCCGAGCGCTTCCGTAACGATATTTACCGCCGTGTCAAAGCCAAAGGTTCTGTCAGTTGCCATAAGGTCGTTGTCGATTGTTTTCGGAACGCCTATTACGTTTATGCCGAGCCTTGAGAAATCCCTTGCGCTTGTCAATGTACCGTCGCCGCCGAGCACGACAAGGGCGTCAACGCCTTCTTTTTTCAGGTTTTCAACTGCGACTGACGAAACGTCTTTTCTTACCGCAACGCCGTTTTCGATTACTTTATAATCAAAAAGGTTGTCCTTGTTGGAACTGAAAAGTATGGAACCGCCTTTATGAAGTATACCAGTAACGCTTTCCAGGGTAAGCGGCATAAAATCGTTAAGATAAAGGCCCCTGTATCCCATTTTGTAACCTATTAATTCATATCCGTATTTGAGTATGCATGTTTTTGTCAAAGTGTAGATTACGGCGTTTAAGCCCGGGGCGTCGCCCCCGCCTGTCAAAACTGCTATTTTTTTCTTTGCCATAACTATTCCTCCAAAATATTAACTGTAAAACTTTTTCCTATAAATTCCTTACATTATATATCATCATTTTGATATTGTAAAATAAAAAAAATTATATTGCCTATTAATATTTTTACCATTTTCATTGCTTTTTAAGCGGGCTAAAAATTACCACATAAACGGCGGCCGTTTATTTTTGACACTGGTATGATATTATTTTATAATAAATTAAATATAATTTTATGCTCCGGAGGCAATACTATGACTGAAAAGGAAAAAATGATAAAAGGCCTTGACTATAATCCGAAAGACAGGGAACTTGTTGAATTAAATATTAAGGCGAGGCTTATCTGTGAACAATATAACGTCACTTCTGTTACGGAGGGTGAAAAAAGGGAAACGCTGCTGCGTTCGCTTTTTGGGAAAGCGGGAAAGGGAATTTATATTGAACCGTATTTCCACTGTGATTATGGATTTAATATTTCTGTCGGAAACAATTTTTATGCAAATTTTGACGTTACAATACTAGACGTTGCCCCGGTTACAATAGGCGACAACTGTATGATGGCTCCGAAAAGCGGAATATATACCGCAACGCACGATATATATCCGGATAAAAGGAACGGAGGCACCGAGTTTGCAAGGCCGGTAACGATAGGCGACAACTGTTGGATTGGCGCGCATGCAGTTATAAATCCCGGCGTTTCTCTCGGCGACAATGTTGTTGTGGCAAGCGGAGCGGTTGTGACAAAAAGCTTCGGAAACAATGTTGTTATCGGCGGAAACCCTGCGAAAATCATCAAGGTTTTGGAGGTATAGTTATGGAAAAAAGCACGGCTTTACTGATTGATAAAATGATTATGTATAATGCTCCGGATATTCGCCGCGTTAACCATGCGGTAAAGGTTTTGGGGATGTCAGCGGCCATCGGCGTGCGGGAAGGAGTGGAAAGCGGCGGCATGAAACTGCTTGAAGCCGCCGCCGTGCTTCATGATATAGGCATACATAAGGCGGAAGAACTGTATAACAGCACTGCCGGCAGCTATCAGCAGAAGCTGGGGCCCGAAGTTGCGGAGCCAATGCTTTCGGAATGTGGGTTTACCGATGAGGAAACTGAAAGGATATGTTATTTGATAGCTCATCATCATACATACGGCCTTAAAGACGACAAAATACTTCAGATACTTATTGAGGCGGATTTTATAGTTAATATAGACGAGGGCAATATGTTTGACGGCAATAAATACGAAAGCATTTACAAAAAAATATTTGAAACAGATACGGGCAAAAAATATTTGAACGCTCTGCTTAGCGGGAAATTAGGGGAATAACTCAATTTTTGTAAAGAGTAGGCCTTTAAATAACGGGACATAATAAATCTTTGTAAGGGGGATTTTATTATGTCTAAATATATTATAAAAAAGTGCCCGCGTCTGGAAGGGCAGGTTGAAATAAGCGGCGCAAAAAATGCCGTTCTTCCCATACTTGCGGCATGTATACTTACAGAAAAAGAATGCGTCATAAATTCCGTGCCGCCGCTTGCCGATGTTTTTGTTATGCTGGAGATACTTAAATCTCTCGGCGCGGAAGTTAGTTATGACCAAAGCGCCAAAAAGGCAAAAATAAAGGCTGAGCGTATTTTGCGGGCAAAAGAGGAATACGACCTTGCGGGAAAACTGCGGGCGTCGTTTCTGATAATGGGCCCGCTTCTTGCCCGGAAAGGGCGCGCTAAAATACCGCTTCCGGGAGGCTGTCAAATAGGAACAAGGCCCGTTGACCTGCATTTAAAAGGATTTACGGAGCTAGGCGCCAAAACCAGACAGCTTCATGGTTTTATAGAGGCAAGATGCCATAAGCTTACAGGAGAACATATACACCTTGATTTTCCGAGCGTAGGGGCAACAGAAAATATAATGATGGCCGCCGTTATGGCGGAAGGCGTTACGGTTATCGAAAATGCCGCCGTTGAACCCGAAATAGTTGATTTGGCGGAATTTCTTAATAAAATGGGCGCAAAAATATCTGATTACGGCACTAACACCATAACAATAAAAGGGGTAAAATCGCTTAAAGGCGCGCGGCATACTGTGATACCGGACAGGATAGAAGCAGGGACGTTTATGGCCGCCGCCGCGATTACCGGAAGCGAAATAACAATTAAAAACGCCGATATCGATCATCTTGGAGCTATTACGGCTAAGCTCAAGGAGGCTAATGTGGAAACGGAAGTTATAAACGGGGGTTTAAAAGTATATCCGAAAGGGGAACTTACGGCGTTCGACCTTAAAACAATGCCGTATCCCGGCTTTCCTACAGATTTGCAGGCTGTTTTTATGAGCCTTGACGCCGTTGCAAAAGGCACGGGAGTTATAACCGAAACTGTTTTTGAAAACAGGTTCCTTCAGGCAGGAGAGCTTAACCGTATGGGAGCCGACATAAAAACCGACGGCAGGACGGCTGTTGTGGACGGCGTAAAAAAATTAATGGGAACGCAGGTGAAGGCTACGGATCTCCGTGCAGGGGCGGCGCTGATTGTGGCCGCGCTAAAGGCGGAAGGCGAAACGGAGATAGGCGACATATACCATATCGAAAGGGGATACTGTTCTATAGTTGAGAAATTTAAGGGCTTGGGAGCGCAGATCATAAGGGTTGAGGAATAGTATTTCAGGCAAGGAAAGAAAATTATAATTTTTATAACGAACTTATACCGAGAGGGCGGCTTATTTAAGCCGCCTTTTTCGGTTTCTTCAGAAACAAAAGAACTTTGAATCCGTAACTTTAATTCCGTTAATATAAAGCAAAAATACGAATTTAGGATTATTATTATTTGTATATTGAATTATTGGGAATGTATGTTATAATGATTATAAAATAATAATTATTATTGTTTGTTTTAACATATATACAACGTAAAATTTTGGGAAAGTATTATTTTTTTATGTATAGGAGGAATACATATGTCTTACGCTTGGTCTAAAGACCTCGAAACCGGAAACGCCGCTATTGATCAGCAGCACAAAGAGCTTATTAACGCGGTAAATTCTTTACTTGACGCCTGTGCAAAGGGGCAGGGAAGGGAGAAAATCGTTTCAACCCTTAAATTTTTGCAGGATTATACGGTAAAACATTTCGGAGATGAGGAAGCGCTTCAGCTGAAATATAAATATCCCGGCTACAGTACGCATAAAGTTTATCATGAAGAATTTAAAAAGACTATACAGCAGATTGTACAGGAATATCAGTCTACGGGAGCGACTATTACCCTTGTGGCAAAAGTGAACAATAAAGTGGCGTCATGGCTTATAAACCATATTAAAAGGGAAGATGCAAAAGTAGCGGCGCATATTAAGTCGGTGAAATAAAATATTGAATTGGCGGCAGGCGTTAAAATGCCTGCTTTTTTGGTGCAAAGTTTTAGACATATTAAATCCGTTTTATGAAGGTTACTGCCTGGTGATATATGTATACATATGCCGCGCGCGATTTCGGATGAATAATTTCCCATATTGACGGCGGGTCTGTTAATTTAAATTATAAAAAACGGCGGCTGTATAAAAAGATTGGAATTTATGCGGACAGTTTGCGAATAGTTTAACGCTTTATTGGCTTCAGTTTACAAGAGTATACCCGGTTAGCGGCGCAAAAGCTGTGTTAAATCTGCCTTCCGTGGGAACCGTGTCGCCTAACCGTGTTTGCTTTGCTCTTACGCCGATGACGTCCGTTAAAACTCTCCTACATCACAAGGGGAAAATTTTTTTCAGTTCAAGGCGCATATGCGCCGGAACAGCGGTTTATATGGTAAGCGTATGCAACACAGGAAATTTTTTATTTGCGTGGCATGCGTGGCCTTGTAAACTGAATCTATAGAATTCCAAAATTATATATTCGCCGTAGGTTTAATTATTCGGACGCTGTATTATAGCTTTCGATGATTTTTCGGCGGAGAGATGTTATTCGGCATTAGATGTAATTTAAGCGTGGAATAAATTCTTCGGTTTCTGATTGAAAAAGGCCCGGGATAGTTGTTTTCCCGGGCGGAAGTTAATATATAAAGCAGGGCGTTGGAATTACAATTTCCCTTTAACAAATATCCGCAGCTGAAATTGGCTTTCCGGCCCTGCGCCGTAGTTTTGCGAAAGCATGCCGCGCCGATCTTATTTCATAAAATCGGGTTTAGGCATAACGAAGAAATTGTTTTCGTTCAGATAATCGCGGACAATGTCAAGGGCTTCGCCGAAACGCTGGAAGTGTACGGTTTCCCTTTCGCGGAGGAATTTTAACGGCGCTATTACGTCGGGATCGTTTGTAAGGTCCAGAAGATAGTTGTAAGTTTTCAACGCCTTCTGTTCGGCGGCCATATTTTCATAAAGGTCGCATATTGGATCGCCGGACGACTGGAGATATGCGGCCGTGAAAGGAACGCCGCTTGCCGCCGACGGATAAACTCCAAGACCGTGCGCCACATAATACGGATCAAGGCCGGCTTCGATTATCTGTTTATCGGTAAGGCCTTGCGTTAACTGCTGGACAATAGCCCCCATCATTTCAAGATGCGCTATTTCTTCTGTGCCGATGTCGTTGCAGGTTGCTTTTGCCTGCGGCGTTACCATTGTAAAGCGTTGGCTTAGGTATCGGAGGAGCGCGCCGAGTTCTCCATCTCCGCCGCCATATGGCGGTTTGATATGGGGATTATGGAGCCATAGGCTCTTTGATTTAATATTGGCATATAAGAAACGATTATGGAAAACAAATGTATTTTTCCGCTTTATATAGTTTCGGTTTACAAGGGGGCGCACGGTTTTAACTGGCAGCGTAGGAGCGGGATAAAAAGTCAATAAAAAATAAAAATTAAGTGGAAAAAACCACAAATATATGTTATATTGTATTAAAATACACAAATTTAAAGGGAGGTTTTTTATTATGAGGAAAATTATGGTTTTTTTATCGGCCGTTTTAATGGCGGTAAGCATGGCGGCATGCAGCGGCGGCGGGGATAATGCGGAAACGGCGGTTTCGGGTTATTTGGACGCGCTGAAAGCTTATGACCTTGAAAAAAGCAACTCATATCTTGTTGAGGGCGACGAGGCGTATAATATGCTTGCTGAAAGCGGCGAGGAAATTAAAGAAGAAGAAAAAATTGTGATGAAGTATTTATCATATGCGATCAAAGGGTATGAGGAAAACGGCGATACGGCGGTTGTAACTGTGGATATAACAAACGTAAATATGCAGGATGTTTTAAAGGCGTATATGGCAGAAGGTTTGGCGGCGGCTTTTGAAAATCCTGAAATGACAGAAGAAGAAATGATGCAGATGCTTGTGGATGCTTTTGAAGCAAACAAAGACAACACGGTAACTACAACTGTTGACATTAACTTGACAAAAGCGGACGGAAGCTGGAAAGTTCAAACGGACGACGCGTTGTTTTCAGCTTTAATGGGCGGAATGTCCGCGGATTTATTCAATCAATAACAGCAGAGGGCGGCTTTTTAAAAACAGCGGCGATCCTAAGATGTGTAAACGGCTTTAGGCGATTATCGATTTGCAAGGGCTAAATATCAACATAACTTTAAATACTGGCAAAACAACGATTGCTGAATCCGGGAAAATAATATTTAAATTAAAAAATAAAAATCGTTTTACAAAATTTTGATTTACAATTTCAGCACGGCAAAAGTGCGGCCGAAGATACATATTGCGTACCGTTTATATTTTGAAACGGATAGAAATCGCCCAAACTTATATTTGAACCGCTGCGGATTGTGCAGGACGCATAATTCGCAGCGGTTCAAATTGTTTTGGCGTTTATTGCGGGCTTTTTGCAATATGCTTAAAAACTGTAGGCTTCCTTAAAGGTTAGAGATTGTTTTGATTTTGCCCGAAATCCTTTAAATAGACGTTGAGGGCGTCGTTTTTTTTGTCATATACTATTTTTTCCGCCGCAAACATAATATTGCCGGTTTCTTCAAAGGGGAAATAATTTTTTATATCGGATGTTCGGTTTACGGCATTTTCATTTTCCAAAAGTTTTTTAACAGAGGCTATTTCGCGCATTATAGTTTCTTTGGAAGCCTTATATTCTTCGGCGCTGTCTATGCCGTCCAAATATGCGCTTTTGGCTTTTTCGAGTTTCTTATAAAGCTTTGCAAGGGCGGTTTTGGCGACGGCGGGCGGGTGCGGGCCTGTTTTTTTAACTTTTATATTATAGCTTTCAACGCCGTATTCCGAATGCAGTTTGTTAATGGCCGACTGAATACTTTTTTCGATTTTATTTGAGGATACCGAATGTGAAAGAGGGCATAAACCCCTGTTATAATTTCCGCATTGCAGCTGACAGCCGCCGTTTTTATAGCTTTCGCCGCATATTAGGGAAGAACCGCATATACTGCATTTAATTTTTCCGCTGAACCAATAATTTTTTGTATTGCCGCGCGGACATGGCCGCCGGACGGGCAGGGCGTTTTGGACTTTGCCGAAGGTTTCCGGGCTTATTATTGGGGGAAAGTCGCCCTTTGAGATTATTGTTTGAGGGTTTTTGCCGCGGCCGGCTTTTCCGTTTGGCGTCCATCTGGAAAATCCGCAGTATACGGGGTTTTGCAGTATGTATTTAACCGCTCTGCTGTCGAAAGGATTGCGGCGTTTTGTTTTAAAACCGAGGGCGTTGAGTTTTTTTGAAACGGCGTTTAAAGTCATGCCGTTCATAAAAAGGCCGAATACCAGCCGCACTGCTTCCGCTTCGTTTTCGTCGATTATAAGGCTTTTATCTTTGTTTTTATAGCCGAAAGGGGCGTGGGCCTGATATTCTCCGTTTTCCGCTTTTTTTATCATAGTTTTTTTGACTTCTTCGGCAAGGTTAAGGCTGTAGTATTCGGCCATTGCTTCAAGCATTGATTCGTATATAACTCCGAACTTCCCGTCGTCCGGAATAGGTTCTTTAATGCTTATAACGCGCACGCCGCAGTCTTTCTTTAAAAGCGCCTTATAAAGTACGCTGTCCTCACGGCTTCTTGCAAAACGGTCGTACTTATGGCACAGTATAACGTCAAAAGGCCGCGGCTTTTTTTTGGCGGCGCGTATCATTTCCATAAATGCGGGCCTGTGTTCGGCGCTTCTTCCGGAAATGCCTTCGTCGCTGAATATATATTTTTCTTCGAC from Anaerotignum faecicola includes these protein-coding regions:
- the murA gene encoding UDP-N-acetylglucosamine 1-carboxyvinyltransferase; this translates as MSKYIIKKCPRLEGQVEISGAKNAVLPILAACILTEKECVINSVPPLADVFVMLEILKSLGAEVSYDQSAKKAKIKAERILRAKEEYDLAGKLRASFLIMGPLLARKGRAKIPLPGGCQIGTRPVDLHLKGFTELGAKTRQLHGFIEARCHKLTGEHIHLDFPSVGATENIMMAAVMAEGVTVIENAAVEPEIVDLAEFLNKMGAKISDYGTNTITIKGVKSLKGARHTVIPDRIEAGTFMAAAAITGSEITIKNADIDHLGAITAKLKEANVETEVINGGLKVYPKGELTAFDLKTMPYPGFPTDLQAVFMSLDAVAKGTGVITETVFENRFLQAGELNRMGADIKTDGRTAVVDGVKKLMGTQVKATDLRAGAALIVAALKAEGETEIGDIYHIERGYCSIVEKFKGLGAQIIRVEE
- a CDS encoding sugar O-acetyltransferase translates to MTEKEKMIKGLDYNPKDRELVELNIKARLICEQYNVTSVTEGEKRETLLRSLFGKAGKGIYIEPYFHCDYGFNISVGNNFYANFDVTILDVAPVTIGDNCMMAPKSGIYTATHDIYPDKRNGGTEFARPVTIGDNCWIGAHAVINPGVSLGDNVVVASGAVVTKSFGNNVVIGGNPAKIIKVLEV
- a CDS encoding DUF5105 domain-containing protein yields the protein MRKIMVFLSAVLMAVSMAACSGGGDNAETAVSGYLDALKAYDLEKSNSYLVEGDEAYNMLAESGEEIKEEEKIVMKYLSYAIKGYEENGDTAVVTVDITNVNMQDVLKAYMAEGLAAAFENPEMTEEEMMQMLVDAFEANKDNTVTTTVDINLTKADGSWKVQTDDALFSALMGGMSADLFNQ
- a CDS encoding ATP-dependent 6-phosphofructokinase, with translation MVMAKKKIAVLTGGGDAPGLNAVIYTLTKTCILKYGYELIGYKMGYRGLYLNDFMPLTLESVTGILHKGGSILFSSNKDNLFDYKVIENGVAVRKDVSSVAVENLKKEGVDALVVLGGDGTLTSARDFSRLGINVIGVPKTIDNDLMATDRTFGFDTAVNIVTEALGRLHTTAESHHRVIVVEVMGRNAGWIALYGGLAGSADIILLPEIPYTLDNVVQKIKERDSRGKLFTIIVVSEGAREVGGQQTVNKIVEDSPDPVRLGGIAHKISYELEQRIGEEHEIRPVVLGHTQRGGETSPYDRILSARYGSYAAHLIHEEKFGNMVRIKGGEIGYVPLEEVIGSQKLVDPEGEIVNVCRDLGVSFGDRPVTRKK
- a CDS encoding hemerythrin family protein, translated to MSYAWSKDLETGNAAIDQQHKELINAVNSLLDACAKGQGREKIVSTLKFLQDYTVKHFGDEEALQLKYKYPGYSTHKVYHEEFKKTIQQIVQEYQSTGATITLVAKVNNKVASWLINHIKREDAKVAAHIKSVK
- a CDS encoding recombinase family protein is translated as MRVSTDEQTEYSPKAQLAELMEYAQAHGFTVEEKYIFSDEGISGRSAEHRPAFMEMIRAAKKKPRPFDVILCHKYDRFARSREDSVLYKALLKKDCGVRVISIKEPIPDDGKFGVIYESMLEAMAEYYSLNLAEEVKKTMIKKAENGEYQAHAPFGYKNKDKSLIIDENEAEAVRLVFGLFMNGMTLNAVSKKLNALGFKTKRRNPFDSRAVKYILQNPVYCGFSRWTPNGKAGRGKNPQTIISKGDFPPIISPETFGKVQNALPVRRPCPRGNTKNYWFSGKIKCSICGSSLICGESYKNGGCQLQCGNYNRGLCPLSHSVSSNKIEKSIQSAINKLHSEYGVESYNIKVKKTGPHPPAVAKTALAKLYKKLEKAKSAYLDGIDSAEEYKASKETIMREIASVKKLLENENAVNRTSDIKNYFPFEETGNIMFAAEKIVYDKKNDALNVYLKDFGQNQNNL
- a CDS encoding manganese catalase family protein, which produces MKSKSLWLHNPHIKPPYGGGDGELGALLRYLSQRFTMVTPQAKATCNDIGTEEIAHLEMMGAIVQQLTQGLTDKQIIEAGLDPYYVAHGLGVYPSAASGVPFTAAYLQSSGDPICDLYENMAAEQKALKTYNYLLDLTNDPDVIAPLKFLRERETVHFQRFGEALDIVRDYLNENNFFVMPKPDFMK
- a CDS encoding HD domain-containing protein, yielding MEKSTALLIDKMIMYNAPDIRRVNHAVKVLGMSAAIGVREGVESGGMKLLEAAAVLHDIGIHKAEELYNSTAGSYQQKLGPEVAEPMLSECGFTDEETERICYLIAHHHTYGLKDDKILQILIEADFIVNIDEGNMFDGNKYESIYKKIFETDTGKKYLNALLSGKLGE